One genomic segment of Peribacillus sp. FSL H8-0477 includes these proteins:
- a CDS encoding helix-turn-helix transcriptional regulator: MNREEIIALISGIIKPIRLDLGYSQEKMAEMLGLSKKTLVQIEKQRVSASWTVVIAICALFREHTLLQTALGGDPLETIDTTVRSGVTQRKEKTLGGKVWWTEVSVMSGYILQKNNISLHYRILDDKYYRIYSSLDEQEAVNRFQELISTDKQGRSL, from the coding sequence ATGAATCGAGAAGAAATTATTGCTCTTATTTCAGGTATAATCAAACCCATTCGTTTAGATCTTGGTTATTCGCAAGAAAAGATGGCCGAAATGCTTGGATTATCTAAAAAAACACTTGTACAGATTGAAAAACAACGAGTGTCTGCAAGCTGGACGGTTGTCATTGCTATATGTGCTTTGTTTCGTGAACATACTCTTCTTCAAACGGCATTAGGCGGTGACCCGTTAGAGACGATTGATACCACGGTCCGCTCTGGCGTTACACAACGTAAAGAAAAAACATTGGGCGGCAAGGTATGGTGGACAGAGGTGTCTGTCATGTCAGGTTACATCTTACAAAAAAATAATATCAGTCTACATTATCGTATTCTCGATGATAAGTATTACAGAATATACAGTAGTTTAGATGAACAGGAAGCTGTAAATCGCTTTCAAGAATTAATTTCCACCGATAAACAAGGCCGTTCTCTTTAG
- a CDS encoding universal stress protein, translating into MEVEFNHIIAAYDGTPSGKRAIEYGIKLHKTYLGSHLTIVHVFNEKVEQRTVGKSMSEINEGFYIDPSQNQPVLAMEPGFSQADDTHTVVKNSVTIAESTVRRLLSEHQIQGRFEVLEGNTGDSICSYAQRTDASLIIVGESEKSGLKKFFLGSTSSAVIKDSPCPVLIAKMNRPLDIPDK; encoded by the coding sequence ATGGAAGTAGAATTTAACCATATCATCGCAGCTTACGATGGCACACCCAGCGGAAAAAGAGCAATCGAGTACGGCATAAAGCTGCATAAAACCTATTTAGGCTCTCATCTCACTATTGTGCATGTTTTTAATGAAAAGGTTGAACAACGAACAGTAGGAAAGTCCATGTCTGAAATTAATGAAGGATTTTATATTGACCCTTCTCAAAATCAACCTGTGCTTGCAATGGAACCTGGTTTTTCACAGGCGGATGATACACATACAGTCGTAAAAAACAGTGTGACCATAGCTGAAAGCACTGTAAGAAGATTACTAAGCGAACACCAAATACAAGGCCGATTCGAAGTACTAGAAGGGAATACAGGAGACAGCATCTGTAGTTATGCTCAAAGAACAGATGCCAGTCTTATTATTGTTGGAGAAAGTGAGAAAAGCGGATTGAAGAAGTTTTTCTTAGGCAGCACCAGTAGTGCTGTAATTAAAGATTCTCCATGTCCTGTTCTAATTGCGAAAATGAATAGACCCCTTGACATACCTGACAAATAA